The following nucleotide sequence is from Oncorhynchus clarkii lewisi isolate Uvic-CL-2024 chromosome 6, UVic_Ocla_1.0, whole genome shotgun sequence.
gctgttgtgcaaatggaatagacaacaggtggaaattataggcaattagcaagacacccccaataaaggagtggttctgcaggtggtgaccacagaccaattctcagttcctatgcttcctggctgatgttttggtcacttttgaatgctggcggtgctttcactctagtggtagcatgagacggagtctacaacccacacaagtggctcaggtagtgcagtgGCTCAGGTagtccgacgtccacaggtgggggttgtgcttacagtccaacaccgtgcaggacgtttggcatttgccagagaacaccaagattggcaaattcgctacTGGCGCCCGGTGCTCTGCACAGATGAatgcaggttcacactgagcacatgtgacagacgtgacagagtctggagacgccgtggagaacgttcggCTGCCTGCttcatcctccagcatgaccggtttggcggtgggtcagtcatggtgtggggtggcatttctttggggggccgcacagccctccatgtgctcgccagagataGCCTGACTGCCagtaggtaccgagatgagattctcagacgccttgtgagaccatatgctggtgcgattGGCCCTGGgctcctcctaatgcaagacaatgctagacctcatgtggctggagtgtgtcagcagttcctgcaagaggagggcattgatgctatggactggcccgcccgttccccagacctgaatccaattgagcacatctgggacatcatgtctcgctccatccaccaatgccacgttgcaccacagactgtccaggagttggaggatgctttagtccaggtctaggtggagatccctcaggagaccatccgccacctcatcaggagcatgcccaggcgttgtagggaggtcatacaggcacgtggaggccacacacactactgagcctcattttgacttgttttaaggacattacatcaaagttggatcagcctgtagtgtggttttccactttaattttgagtgactccaaatcaggacctccatgggttgataaatttgatttccattgataatttttgtgtgattttgttgtcagcacattcaactatgtaaagaaaaaagtatttaatgagaatatttcattcattcagatctaggatgtgttattttagtgttccttttatttttttgagcagtgtatatatacagtggggagaacaagtatttgatacactgccgattttgcaggttttcctacttacaaagcatgtagaggtctataattgtttttatcataggtacacttcaactgtgagagacggaatctaaaatccagaaaatcacatggtatGATTAAGTagttaattagcattttattgcatgacataattttatatatatatatacatatatatatatacagtaccagtcaaaagtttggacacacctactcattccagggttgttctttgttttgactattttctacattaattaacacataaggaatcattaagtgaccaaaaaagtgtatattctagattctttaaagtagccaccctttgccttgaagacagctttgcacacacttggcattctctccaccagcttcatgaggtaaatgCTTTACattaaacaggtgtgccttgttaaaagttcatttgtggaatttctttctttcttaatgtgtttgatccaatcagttgtgttgtgacaaggtagatggggtatacagaatatagcactatttggtaatcgacccaagtccatattagggcaagaacagctccaataagcaaagataaacgacagtccatcattactttaagacctgAAGGTAAGTCAATCTGAaaatttaaagaactttgaaagtttcttcaagtgcagtcgcaaaagccatcaagagctatgatgaaactgctcccatgaggaccaccacaggaaaggaagacccagagttacctctcctgcagaggataagttcattagagttaccagccttagatTGCAGCCCTTTTGCAGTTCAAGAAACagtcacatctcaacatcaactggtcagaggagactgtgtgaatcaggcattcatggtcgaattgctgcaaagaaaccacttctaaaggacaccaataagaagaaaagactgCTTGGGCCAAGCAACACAAgctatggacattagaccggtctgatgagtccaaatgtgagattttctGGTTCCAACCAACgcttctttgtgagacgcagagtagatgaaccgACGAtctcagatgacctggcatcaacaatcactcaacctcaacccagttgagatggtttgggatgagttggactgcagagtgaaggaaaagcagcaatcAAGTGCTCAGtatacgtgggaactccttcaagactgttggaaaagcattacaggtgacgctggttgagagaatgccaagtgtgcaaagctgtcatcaaggcaaagggtggctactttgaagaatctaaaatctaaaacatattttcatttgtttaacagttttttggttagtacatgattccatgtgttatttcatagttttgatgtcttcactataattctacaatgtagcaaaTAGTAAAATAAGAATAAATAAAAGTTAAACGGGTTTGTTATATCTCAGTCGTCTGTGATGTATATAGtgtgggatgcaaactcaaaatggtatacatttcaactgtatatctgacatggtacaggtgtttAACCATTTGTGTGAGGTGTATACCTTTGTTTTCGAAGTAGATTTTTTGAAGACTACCAGGAAACACTGTGTGACCATGATTTAGCCCACTCCAGTATTACAATGACATGATGTACACTAGAATATGGCAGTGTTTCTGTCATTGGTAACATGTATCTTCTTCTATCTTTTTGACTGCAATAAATACCTGCTGTTTAAACATGTTGATGTTGTTTACACATGTTGATGTTGGAGGTGATGGTGCTGGAGATTAtttttttcaacaaaaaaaaatttaATGTAAAGTTTTtttaagttttcttgtttttcaatcaaccaacaaaacacattccacattcacagatgtgacaggctttTAAAAaatgcaggattttaatccatgacggcgtagtgtgttactagtaacacactacgccgttagtaacacactacaccgtcatggtttaaaatcctgcagcgcacgcaaggtccccctgttcaagccagcgcatgtccaggcccgtctgaagtttgccaatgaccatctggatgatccagaggaggaatgggagaaggtcatgtggtctgatgagacaaaaatagagcttttggGTTTAAACTCCACTCACCATGtttggaagaagaagaaggatgagtacaaccccaagaacaccatcccaaccgtgaagcacgggtgtggaaacatcattctttggggatgtttttctgcaaaggggacaggacgactgcaccgtattgaggggaggatggatggggccatgtatcgcgagatgttagccaacaacctccttccctcagtaagagcattgaagatgggttgtggctgggtcttccagcatgacaacgacctgaaacacacagccagggcaactaaagagtggctccataagaagcatctcaaggtcctggagtggcctagccagtctccagacctgaacccaatagaaaatctttggagggagctgaaagtccgtattgcccagtgacagccccgaaacctgaaggatctggagaaggtctgtagggaggagtgggccaaaatccctgctgcagtgtgtgcaaacctggtcaagaactacaggaaacgtatgatctctgtaattgcaaacaaaggtttctgtaccaaatattaagttctgcttttctgatgtatcaaatacttatgtcatgcaataaaatgctaattaattacttaaaaatcatacaatgtgattttctggatgtttgttttagattccatctttcacagttgaagtttatctatgattaaaaaaaagtacagacctctacatgctttgtaagtaggaaaacctgcaaaatcagcagtgtagcAAATACttcttctccccactgtatatattggcATGATGTTTTTGCACATTTTCTATTCAAATGCAATAAGCTTTCTCCTGCATTTACTCTACAGTCTGCAATGATTTAAAGGTTTAGAGAATTTCATAACAagtccaaaatatttttttgcagCTGCATTGTATGGAGACGGCACCTACTTTGCTGTAAATGCAAAAATACTCTGCCAGTGACAAATACTCAAAACCGGATCCCCAAGGCCAGAAGTACATGTAcccacagtgccttgcgaaagtattcggcccccttgaacttttcgaccttttgccacatttcaggcttcaaacataaagatataaaactgtatttttttgtgaagaatcaacaacaagtgggacacaatcatgaagtggaacgacatttattggatatttcaaacttttttaacaaatcaaaaactgaagaattgggagtgcaaaattattcagcccctttactttcagtgcagcaaactctctccagaagttcagtgaggatctctgaatgatccaatgttgacctaaatgactaatgatgataaatacaatccacctgtgtgtaaataagtctccgtataaatgcacctgcactgtgatagtctcagaggtccgtcaaaagcacagagagcatcatgaagaacaaggaacacaccaggcaggtccgagatactgttgtgaagaagtttaaagccggatttggatacaaaaagatttcccaagctttaaacatcccaaggagcactgtgcaagcgataatattgaaatggaaggagtatcagaccactgcaaatctaccaagacctggccgtccctctaaactttcagctcatacaaggagaagactgatcagagatgcagccaagaggcccatgatcactctggatgaactgcagagatctacagctgaggtgggagactctgtccataggacaacaatcagtcgtatattggacaaatctggcctttatggaagagtggcaagaagaaagccatttcttaaagatatccataaaaagtgtcgtttaaagtttgccacaagccacctgggagacacaccaaacatgtggaagaaggtgctctggtcagatgaaaccaaaattgaactttttggcaacaatgcaaaacgttatgtttggcgtaaaagcaacacagctcatcaccctgaacacaccatacccactgtcaaacatggtggtggcagcatcatggtttgggcctgcttttcttcagcagggacagggaagatggttaaaattgatgggaagatggatggagccaaatacaggaccattctggaagaaaacctgatggagtcctgagactgggacggagatttgtcttccaacaagacaatgatccaaaacataaagcaaaatctacaatggaatggttcaaaaataaacatatccaggtgttagaatggccaagtcaaagtccagacctgaatccaatcgagaatctgtggaaagaactgaaaactgctgttcacaaatgctctccatccaacctcactgagctcgagctgttttgcaaggaggaatgggaaaaaatgtcagtctctcgatgtgcaaaactgatagagacataccccaagcgacttacagctgtaatcgcagcaaaaggtggcgctacaaagtattaacttaagggggctgaataattttgcacgcccaatttttcagttttagatttttttttaaagtttgaaatatccaataaatgtcgttccacttcatgattgtgtcccacttgttgttgattcttcacaaaaaaatacagttttatatctttatgtttgaagcctgaaatgtggcaaaaggtcgcaaagttcaagggggccgaatactttcgcaaggcactgtataatcaaAACTAGAAATttaacgtctgtgcccagtgggatctgCTTTATAATTCAAATgcaattatatatttatttttttacttgtgaCATGCTCTATATTGGAATATTCAGTCAAGTCAAACTCAAAATGTTTAGATAGCAACAATTTCAGCCTAGAAGGTTTTGTGATTTTTACTGATTCCATGTCCACTTTGTTTGAATGTCTAAAACATCACCAGAACATCTAACTTCACAAAAATATTGATTCACATTCCCAGACAGCACAGATGATGTAAAATCCTGGGCTAAAAGGCTATTtaaatggagattctccattgagcatgcttttttagtccaggactaggtttaATAATTTCTATCCAGGAAACCAGCCCATAGTGTTTTCACTTGAACAGTAAGTCATCAGGTTGTGTGAAAGTTCACTTCAAGAAAGTAATAACCTTTGGCGGTTCTCAGAGAACACAATTCTTACAAAGTGGGTCATGAACCATGGTTTTTGCTTTGTTGCATGCACATATTTGGATCATAAAGCCTTTCGGTTAATGAATAGTGAATATGGCTGTTCTGATAAATCTTGTGATAATGCTTCTTTCTGTTGGTCTGcaataaatgtaaaaataaagctAAACTAAATATATTGCATTAACATGCTGTTTTCCCCCATTTTTAAATGTGTTGAGGGACCTGGAAAAGGCGGGGATCATTTACTGTGGACTGATTTGAACTACTGTTATTGTACATTCAACTTAAAGAAATGTTTGCACCTGAAATAATTTTGGTGTGGCACAGCAATACTAATGCAATCAAGACATCTTAGATTTGGTATTATTTTGATTTAAGGCGAAAATGTAAAAACTAGGCAAGGGCAGTGAATCATTTCACAACTTGTAAAAGTTGAATATATTTGGTTCAGGAAAATTACAACCAACAATGGCAAATATATTGCGCCTTTGAACTTTGGTGTGAATCACTTCAACATTTCAGACCCTGAGAGGAATGAGCATAGAAATAGATACTGTAGAAAGAGACTGATTCTGTGTCTCTCCAGTCTGGTTGAAAAGCTTCATAGTGTCTGTATCCACTGCAGTTTTTTAATGAGGACGTCTCTCACACAGTCATACCATCATTACTGTTGTTGGGTGAGAAGTAAATGTCTTTCTTCTAAATCACGCGTCAagctcattccacagagggctgagtgtctgtgggttttctctctctgtgtcccatacctgtgggacagagagagagatcccagAGAGAAGAAAGGCAGGTAGCTTAGTAAAACTAATACAGTTTAGTATGTTCATTATCGTTGTAAAAGATTACATCCACACGCACAATTACCTCTGCACATGTATTGCCGCGTTTCGGTCAGTAACCAGCAAGACAAGACAGACAACAGAAATGTTGACAACACTCATCAGCAATGATGTCACGGTAAGTCTATTACACCTGGTTTATTTGaatgtacatatactgtagatCCTGTGTGCATGAGTCATCTTTTAGGATGAACTGAACTGTTATGGGGATGTTATTCCCAGCATCACaaacaagagagacagacagcatggcACTGTGCATGTTAATGTTCATCTTCACATCACAACATATTCCACTATCAGGGTCCCAcacacattcattcattcactccACACAGTTTCTTTTTTAAGTATCAAAATCCCTTAAATGTGGGTCCCACCCTTCCTTACCCTTCAAGATGAAATAATTTCTTTCACTTTCACTTTGATGCTGACCTAGCAGATCGCTGGATACCCCCTCAGAACCCATGTCCATTATTTAACTACTCCTTTAAAAGACAATAAGCACACAATTGCAGAGCTAAGGCACCAGTCTGTTTATAACACATAAAAGGATGACCACACCATCAGAGGATTAGAGAGGGAAGAAATGGTCCCAATTATAGCAAAGATGAGGATAAGTTGCCCTGCTTAACTTCCTGTGGGCGAGGTGAAGCTGAGAAAAATCTATTAGTAACCTACCTGCGGGTAAATAACACGCTAAATGGGATTATCATTGTATATGAACAGAGGATATCTAATTGGAATTCAGAAACATGTTATGCCTAGGTGACTTTCAAATAAGTTGCCATAACTGAGAAACCAAAAGATCACTGCACTCACTTATTGATatgtgtgtggctcagttggtagagcatggcactagcaacacctgggttgtgggtttgattcccatggggggcAAGTAGGAAGCAATATTAAAATATAGGTACTCattactgtaaattgctctggataagagcatctgctaaattactcaaattcAACCAAATGAAGAGATGTAGTTTGACCGTGCAATCTCAATTATCatctcgcctcttcctctctgataaTACCAGTTGGATAACACCTAAACTGACCTGTGGGTGGCAGCAATAAGCCGGAAAGCATCTAGTCCGCCAGAAAGTTACAAGAagatccgggatccttgggacatccctgcCCCATTAAAgattacattttaaatgtttaGGGTAAGGGTCGGGGTTAAGTTTAgcgtagggacgtcccaaggattccaGAACTCACTGACTGAAGAAGAAGGGGCAATAGAGATGTGCAGCTATCTCGGTCTGGTGAGACCCTTATCAAGTGAATAAGGTTCTGGAAAGCTTCTAGACAAATACATAGTCACCCCCGTGAGATCCTGACAGTTGTCTTTGAATGATTATCAGTCATCATCAGACACTTATTGAACCTATTAAGATCTCAGCGCTAGAGCGCGCTCGATTAAATTTGACCAGTTATTAGTTTACACCGAGTTGCATTGTGGGAGTAGACTTACTTCCGGGCGGCAGCGTGTTGAAAAAGCATTGTAAggactggatttttttttaaatcaagaaacccgcttattacatttttttgctttcCCAGTTAGCCGTCGATATGGTAAAATTATCGGCAGAGCTAATTGAGCAGGCTGCTCAATACACAAACCCCGTGCGCGACAGAGAGCTGGATCTGCGAGGTAAAATAAACCTTCGCAtttcatgctagctagctagaaaagCTAACTCTGGTTGGCTAGGCCTTCGCACTGTAATAACTGATGGATAGTGATTGCTAACTGCTAGCTACACCATCAAAACTATCTGGCTAACCTTATGCTGGTATGCTCTGCTCTCATTTAGGTTACAAAATTCCTGTACTTGAAAACCTTGGGGCTACACTTGACCAGTTTGATACCATCGATTTCTCTGACAATGAAATCAGAAAACTGGACGGCTTCCCTTTGCTCAAGAGGCTCAAAACGTTGCTCATGAACAACAACAGAATATGGTAACTTTCGCAGTAATTGTGTTGTCTAGGATTGCTAGAATTCGTTTTAAGGTTAGCTTCCTAGCTAGCTATCACTGTGTTTTGTGTGCTCCCCACAGTCGTGTTGGTGAAAACCTTGAACAGGCATTGCCGAGTATGAGGGAGCTGATCCTCACAAGCAACAACATCCAGGAATTGGTGAGTTATCACACATCTCATCAGTGAATCGGTCAAGGCCTTATCTGATCAGATCTTTTAAAATAATTACTGATTGGGAGCATTTTACTTACGCATGTTGTTGATTGGAAAAATATGACCTGTGCTGTTATTTAGCAATATTTGTGACATGAGTGTGCTCCTGCGTTAAATTACAGCGGTTGAACCATCGATTTGTTTTTAATGTGTTGGCATGTTTTTAAATGTGCTTTTACCTCCAGGGTGATTTGGATCCGCTAGCCTCAGTGAAGACATTGACCCTTCTCAGGTATCTCATGATCAATACTTGCCTCTACTACAACACCTAGTTAAGTCAGATTCATGCATTAATTTCACTGTAAATTGCAGGACAAGATGAGTTGCTATATTTGTGCACCTAAATCCTGTGTTTTGTGAGTCAATATCGTAATCTCTGATTTTATGACATCTCAGTCTCCTAAGGAATCCAGTGACCAACAAGAAACACTACAGGCTCTATGTCATCAACAAAATTCCCCAGATTCACGTGCTTGACTTCCAGAAGGTCAAGTTAAAGGTAAGTGCATGCCATCGTTCAGAAACTAAATATAGAAAAGCGTTGTCATTACCAGGTCCAAAGGGTGGTCATTTATAACACAGGTCAGGTTGTATGAAACAACGTTGTTTTTTGTAATGATGTAGGCCTTTAGTCAGGGCAAACAATCACATACCGTTGGACTTGGCCTACGAAGGCCCTAGTTTTTCATCTTTGCAGTGCAATGATAAAGAAGCCTGCAGAATAGAAGGAATTGTATAGGAGAGCTCTGTCTTCCATACAGAAAGTGCTGTATTTGTATGTTTTTCCCAAACCTCTGTCCATCCTTCTCGTGAAGGTGTCGTTGTCTGATTGGAAAAGCTCTCACTTTAACTGTGATGTATTACCATAGGAGCGTCAGGAGGCGGAGAAAATGTTCAAGGGCAAACGAGGTGCTCAGCTTGCAAAGGATATTGCCAAGCGGACCAAAACGTAAGATGAAAGTCCCTGTCGGACGGCAGCTCCTTAGAATCACTGGACACTGGCTGGTGGGGGTGTCGGACAATCACCGGAACACTCTAGAATTGGACTATCTGCACCACCGATCACTCTTGTAGATGGGGTGTTGCGTAGCAACTGGAGTATCTAAATATGTGTTGACCCAACTACTGTGAACACCCCCCATGCAACAGTGTTTCTTAGGAGCGCCGTCTCTGGCATTTCCTGTCGTATCAGTTTATTTGACTCAATAAGAAAAGATACTACACCTGAGATACTACACTGGTTGAGAGGCTAGAGAAGCACCCATCCCCTCCATGTTCTCTCTAACTCTGCTGGTGTGCGTTCTCAGGTTCACCCCCGGAGCTGCCGTGCAGCAGCCTGAGAAGAAGAAGATGGGACCGTCTCCCGCTGACGTGGAAGCGATCAAGGCACTTCAtaatttatttatacattttatttagcaCCAGAAAATGTACACTCGCTGTGTAGTTTGTTCCTTTTGGCGAGCTTTCATTCCACAGATTGTGTATTTCAAACTCATTGCAACACATGGATTAGACCTACGTCATTGTTTTCAGACAGTGACACACTATGGCGTGGACAGCTCAGTTTCTATACCACTATTCCATTGACCTAATGTAATGTTCACAATTTTAATGGTCAATTTATGGTCTGCTAAACAAATGAATGTAACGGGACTGGCAATCTACTCTAATGGTTCTTTCAAAAAGAGTCTGTTCATCACAACCGAAATGCCCATCTAATGTAATGGTTCTGTATGTATGAACTAATACATTTGTTCTGTGCCCTACCCAGAATGCAATAGCTAACGCCTCGTCTCTGGCCGAGGTGGAGAGGTTGAAGGGGATGCTGCAGGCTGGTCAGATCCCCGGACGGGAGGTCAGACAAGGTGTGTACAGGCGACTAGATCTTCTCCATATGACATGT
It contains:
- the LOC139411788 gene encoding U2 small nuclear ribonucleoprotein A'-like, producing MVKLSAELIEQAAQYTNPVRDRELDLRGYKIPVLENLGATLDQFDTIDFSDNEIRKLDGFPLLKRLKTLLMNNNRICRVGENLEQALPSMRELILTSNNIQELGDLDPLASVKTLTLLSLLRNPVTNKKHYRLYVINKIPQIHVLDFQKVKLKERQEAEKMFKGKRGAQLAKDIAKRTKTFTPGAAVQQPEKKKMGPSPADVEAIKNAIANASSLAEVERLKGMLQAGQIPGREVRQVPPEMVEVEEEEEENGVVHMQREIQTEEGNGVEEMEEDVVEEVQGKVEEVDVKEVEEVEKEKVEEKEEGEEGEKQESEEDESEDDDMDEDSPVNGS